The Mastomys coucha isolate ucsf_1 unplaced genomic scaffold, UCSF_Mcou_1 pScaffold11, whole genome shotgun sequence genome includes a window with the following:
- the LOC116081976 gene encoding LOW QUALITY PROTEIN: ankyrin repeat domain-containing protein 16-like (The sequence of the model RefSeq protein was modified relative to this genomic sequence to represent the inferred CDS: inserted 1 base in 1 codon) yields the protein MAPPGDPRCLCRLVQEGRLRALQEELEVVGGCQGPEMALGSRGPAGDTLLHCAARHGRQDILAYLVETWSMDIEATNRNYKRPLHEAASMGHRDCVRYLLGRGAVVDSLKKADWTPLIMACTRKXEVIQDLVEHGANPLLQNKDGWNSFHIASREGDPVILRYLLTVCPDAWKTESNIRRTPFHTAAMHDCFEAVQVLLERCHYEPDCRDNCGVTPFMDAIQCGHVSIAKLLLENHEACSSAADSLGAQALHRAAVTGQVEAIRFLVCGLGIDVDVRAKLSQLTALHSAAKEGQTSTVQTLLSLGADINSTDGRKRSALHLACAGQHVACPRFLLQLGLKESTDLTGTLAQHLTRSVDILQDFDHDVKS from the exons AtggctccacctggggatccgcGGTGCCTCTGCAGGCTGGTGCAGGAGGGCCGGCTGCGCGCcctgcaggaggagctggaggtaGTTGGAGGTTGCCAGGGGCCAGAGATGGCCCTAGGCAGCCGAGGGCCAGCCGGAGACACCCTTCTCCACTGTGCAGCACGCCATGGGCGCCAGGACATCTTAGCGTACCTAGTGGAGACTTGGAGTATGGACATCGAGGCTACCAACAGAAACTACAAGCGGCCTCTGCACGAAGCTGCCTCTATGGGCCACCGGGACTGTGTACGCTACCTCCTGGGCCGAGGTGCAGTCGTGGACTCCTTGAAGAAGGCAGACTGGACTCCTCTGATTATGGCTTGCACAAGGA ATGAAGTGATCCAGGACCTTGTAGAACACGGTGCTAATCCACTCCTGCAGAACAAGGACGGCTGGAACAGTTTCCACATTGCCAGTAGAGAAGGCGACCCCGTGATTCTCCGGTACTTGCTCACTGTCTGCCCAGATGCTTGGAAAACAGAGAGCAACATTAGAAGAACTCCTTTCCACACTGCAGCAATGCATGACTGTTTCGAAGCAGTCCAGGTGCTTCTTGAGAGGTGTCACTATGAACCAGACTGTAGAGACAACTGTGGTGTCACGCCATTCATGGATGCAATTCAGTGTGGCCATGTTAGCATAGCCAAGCTGCTCCTTGAAAACCATGAGGCTTGCTCTTCAGCTGCAGATAGCCTGGGGGCCCAGGCTCTACACCGAGCAGCAGTCACCGGGCAGGTTGAGGCCATAAGATTCCTGGTGTGCGGTCTTGGCATTGATGTAGATGTGAGAGCAAAGTTAAGTCAACTCACAGCACTTCACTCTGCAGCGAAGGAAGGACAGACGAGTACAGTTCAAACTCTGTTGTCCTTGGGTGCCGACATCAACTCTACAGATGGAAGAAAGCGCTCAGCCCTGCATCTGGCCTGTGCAGGTCAGCATGTGGCTTGCCCCAGGTTCCTCCTACAGTTGGGACTGAAGGAATCCACAGACCTAACAGGCACCTTGGCCCAGCACCTCACAAGGAGCGTAGATATCCTTCAGGACTTTGACCACGATGTGAAATCATAG